A genome region from Deltaproteobacteria bacterium includes the following:
- a CDS encoding NUDIX hydrolase: MERWRVLDSRVILERPWLRVREERIALPSGVELDEFHVVEGVDWVGVLALTAEGDAVLVEQYRHGLGGTSRELPAGVIDPGESPLGAAQRELREETGFAAADWAPLLTVHTEPSRHTSRAHFYVARGARPVGPPAPEAAEEIAVLVQPAALLLDDIASGRIQHGVHVGAILLAARRGLF; this comes from the coding sequence ATGGAGCGGTGGCGCGTGCTCGACAGCCGCGTGATCCTCGAGCGGCCGTGGCTGCGGGTGCGAGAGGAGCGCATCGCGTTGCCGAGCGGGGTCGAGCTCGACGAGTTCCACGTCGTCGAGGGCGTGGACTGGGTCGGGGTGCTCGCGCTCACGGCGGAAGGAGACGCGGTGCTCGTCGAACAGTACCGCCATGGGCTCGGCGGCACGAGCCGTGAGCTACCGGCGGGCGTCATCGATCCCGGCGAGTCGCCGCTCGGCGCCGCTCAGCGTGAGCTGCGCGAAGAGACGGGCTTTGCCGCCGCGGACTGGGCCCCGCTCCTCACCGTCCACACCGAGCCCAGCCGCCACACCAGCCGCGCGCACTTCTACGTCGCACGCGGTGCCCGCCCGGTCGGGCCGCCCGCTCCCGAGGCCGCGGAGGAGATCGCGGTGCTCGTCCAGCCGGCGGCGCTCCTGCTCGACGACATCGCGAGCGGCCGGATCCAGCACGGGGTGCACGTCGGCGCGATCCTCCTGGCGGCGCGCCGCGGGCTCTTCTGA